The genomic DNA CGTCGTCTTACCGGCGTCAATATGCGCCATGATCCCGATATTACGTGTATTCTTCAAGGAGAACTCTCTTGCCATGAAATTTTCTCCCTTCGAATTATAGATTTATGTTGTGAATCAACCGAATCCTACCAGCGGTAGTGTGCGAACGCTTTGTTCGCTTCGGCCATTTTGTGCGTGTCTTCGCGTTTCTTAACGGAAGCACCTGTGTTGTTGGATGCGTCGATAATCTCGGCAGCCAGACGCTCTTCCATAGTCTTCTCTCCGCGGTTGCGGGAGTAGTTTACGAGCCAACGTAGTCCCAGAGCTGTACGTCTCTCTGGTTTTACTTCGATAGGTACTTGGTAGTTGGAGCCGCCCACACGACGAGCTTTAACTTCGAGTACCGGCATGATGTTCTTAAGCGCTGCTTCAAATACTTCCATCGGGTCGTTCCCCGTACGCTCTTGAATAAGTTTAAAAGCGTTATAAAGGATGCTTTGAGCAACACCACGTTTACCGTC from Paenibacillus woosongensis includes the following:
- the rpsG gene encoding 30S ribosomal protein S7 — its product is MPRKGPVAKRDVLPDPVYNSKLVTRLINRIMLDGKRGVAQSILYNAFKLIQERTGNDPMEVFEAALKNIMPVLEVKARRVGGSNYQVPIEVKPERRTALGLRWLVNYSRNRGEKTMEERLAAEIIDASNNTGASVKKREDTHKMAEANKAFAHYRW